A stretch of DNA from Gemmatimonadota bacterium:
GCCGGGCGGTGACCGTGCTGTTCAGCGACATCCGCGGCTTCACCGCCATGGCCGAAACGATGGCGCCCGAAACGTTAGGGTCGCTCCTGACGGAGTATTTCAGCGAAATGGTCGATATCGTGTTCGACCATGGCGGAACGCTCGACAAGTTCATCGGCGATGCCATCATGGCCGTGTGGGGAGCCCCCCTCGCCGGCCCCGGCGATGCCGACCGGGCCCTGGAGGCCGCTGTCGCCATGCAGCGACGGATGGGGCAGCTCAACGCCCGGTGGGAAGCCGCGGGACAGGTGCCCTTGTCGATCGGCATCGGGATCAACTACGGCGATGTGTTCGCCGGCTATTTGGGGAGCGAACGCCGGCTCGAGTACAGCGTCATCGGCGATGCCGTGAACGTCGCCTCCCGGCTCTGCGACGACGCCGCCCCCGGCGAAATCCGGCTGGCGGAACCGTTCGTCCAACAGCTCACCACTCGGCCCATCCTGACCCGTCTGCCCGACATCGAACTCAAGCACCGGCAGAACCGGGTGGTGGTGTTCAGCCTGTAAACCGGTACGGCCGGCCGGCCTGCTCCAGCAGGTCGAGCACTTTTCGGACCGGCAACCCCATCACGCTGAAGAAATCGCCCTCGATCCGATCCACCAACGCGGCGCCATACCCCTGAATGCCGTACGCTCCGGCCTTGTCCATCGGTTCGCCGGTGGCCACGTAGGATGCCAGCCACTCGCGAGTGGCCGGCCGGAAATACACCGCCGTGACGTCCGCCGCTTCGTACTCGCGGCCCCGGGCCACCAGACACACCGAGGTGATCACCTCGTGCCGGTTGCCCTGGAGCCGCTCCAGCATCCGGACCGCGTCGGCGGCATCCGCCGGTTTTTCGAGAATGGCCCCGTCGATCACCACGATGGTATCGGCGCCTAACACGAACTCGCCCGGCGCCGCCCGCGCTTTGTCACGGGCCAGGCGGCGCGAATAGGCCGCGGGCGCCTCCTGGGGCAGCGGGATCTCCTGCACGTCGCTGGCCGAGATGATCACCGGGATTCCGAGCATTTCGAGCAACTGTTTCCGGCGGGGTGATTTCGA
This window harbors:
- a CDS encoding septum formation inhibitor Maf, whose protein sequence is MTEAPLVLASKSPRRKQLLEMLGIPVIISASDVQEIPLPQEAPAAYSRRLARDKARAAPGEFVLGADTIVVIDGAILEKPADAADAVRMLERLQGNRHEVITSVCLVARGREYEAADVTAVYFRPATREWLASYVATGEPMDKAGAYGIQGYGAALVDRIEGDFFSVMGLPVRKVLDLLEQAGRPYRFTG